A stretch of Lactuca sativa cultivar Salinas chromosome 6, Lsat_Salinas_v11, whole genome shotgun sequence DNA encodes these proteins:
- the LOC111889844 gene encoding G-type lectin S-receptor-like serine/threonine-protein kinase At2g19130: MSSTESNILVRILVLLCFSLTITRGNTISANQSLSGNQTMISEREKFELGFFKAGNSSNYYVGIWYKKVFSNPPTIVWVANRETPVSDIFQSELKIINGNLVLLNESKFQIWSTNVTTTSTSSIAVLLDDGNLVLRDRSNLVESVIWQSFDHPTHTWLPGAKFGYDNRTKKSQRLTSWRSNEDPGVGLFSLELNRSSNEYLSKWNGSQQYWTTGIWNGKSFDLLPEMRLNYLFNFSYHMNENESYVIYFVYDPSIITRFVMDVSGQVQQLAWMETGKDWNLLWSQPKTRCDVYALCGAFGICRQTRFQFCNCLTGFKPRSEIDWDQSDFSGGCVRKTDLQCGGNMEKADFVMIKADNPSPNNSMAVGSAGECRTICLNNCSCNAYTFVDNQCLLWDGDLLNFSEDNNSGKPVYVKVASKDLPYHKKSDWVIVGSIACGVFLAGLILVLIYRKKRFSVGKTTTEGSLVAFAYRDLKTATKNFSDKLGGGGFGSVFKGVLHDSSIVAVKKLESISQGEKQFRSEVSTMGIIQHVHLVRLRGFCAEGNNKLLVYDYMEKGSLDSHLFNEKQLLLNWKTRYQIALGTAKGLVYLHEKCRDCIIHCDIKPDNILLDADFQPKIADFGLAKLVGRDFSRVLTTTRGSIGYLAPEWISGVAITAKADVYSYGMMLFELVHGKRNIRHCEDSRSTFFPGLVANVLLEGGDIFSLLDTRLNREACVEEVTNICKVACWCIQDEAESRPAMSMVERILEGVSDVSMPPIPQIVTLFDENIQGDVVFFTDSPSNRCSLVRSSSSGGDSQSKSSSS; this comes from the coding sequence ATGTCCTCCACGGAAAGTAACATTTTAGTGAGGATTTTGGTCCTCCTGTGTTTCTCTCTTACCATAACTAGAGGCAACACCATATCTGCAAACCAGTCTCTATCAGGAAACCAAACGATGATATCAGAAAGAGAAAAGTTCGAACTGGGTTTCTTCAAAGCGGGTAACTCTTCAAATTATTACGTAGGCATTTGGTATAAAAAGGTATTTTCCAATCCTCCCACCATTGTTTGGGTGGCTAACCGAGAAACACCAGTCTCTGATATATTCCAATCAgaattaaaaatcataaatggtAACTTAGTGCTCTTAAATGAGTCCAAGTTCCAGATATGGTCCACAAACGTCACCACCACTTCTACTTCTTCAATAGCTGTTCTTCTTGATGATGGTAACTTAGTTTTGAGAGACCGCTCAAATTTAGTTGAATCTGTAATTTGGCAAAGTTTTGACCACCCAACTCATACTTGGTTGCCTGGTGCTAAATTTGGTTATGATAATAGAACAAAAAAGAGCCAGCGTCTTACATCATGGAGAAGCAACGAAGATCCTGGTGTAGGACTCTTCTCTTTGGAGCTTAATCGGTCTAGTAATGAGTATTTAAGCAAGTGGAATGGGTCTCAGCAATATTGGACGACTGGGATTTGGAATGGGAAATCATTCGACTTACTCCCTGAAATGAGGCTGAATTACCTTTTTAATTTCAGCTACCATATGAATGAGAACGAAAGCTACGTCATTTATTTTGTGTATGATCCTTCCATTATAACTAGGTTTGTAATGGATGTTTCTGGTCAAGTTCAGCAACTAGCATGGATGGAGACTGGCAAAGACTGGAATTTATTGTGGTCTCAACCTAAAACACGTTGTGATGTGTATGCTTTGTGTGGGGCTTTTGGGATTTGCAGGCAGACTAGATTCCAATTCTGTAATTGCTTGACTGGCTTCAAACCTAGATCAGAGATTGATTGGGATCAGAGTGATTTCTCCGGTGGGTGTGTGAGAAAAACTGATTTGCAGTGTGGTGGGAACATGGAAAAGGCTGATTTTGTCATGATTAAAGCCGACAACCCATCTCCAAATAACTCTATGGCAGTTGGGAGTGCTGGAGAATGTCGTACAATCTGTTTGAACAATTGCTCCTGTAATGCTTACACTTTTGTCGACAATCAGTGTTTACTTTGGGATGGAGATCTCTTGAACTTCTCGGAAGACAATAATAGCGGGAAACCAGTTTATGTCAAAGTCGCTTCTAAAGATCTTCCATATCATAAAAAGAGCGATTGGGTCATTGTGGGTTCCATTGCATGTGGGGTTTTTCTCGCGGGTCTAATTTTGGTTTTAATTTATAGAAAAAAGAGATTCTCAGTTGGAAAGACGACAACGGAGGGATCATTGGTGGCGTTCGCCTACAGAGATTTAAAAACAGCCACCAAAAATTTCTCGGACAAATTAGGAGGAGGCGGTTTTGGCTCGGTTTTTAAGGGGGTACTGCATGATTCCTCCATTGTAGCAGTGAAAAAGCTTGAAAGCATTAGCCAAGGAGAGAAGCAATTCAGGAGCGAAGTTAGCACAATGGGTATAATCCAACATGTTCATCTTGTACGCCTTCGTGGGTTTTGTGCAGAAGGAAACAATAAGTTATTGGTGTATGATTACATGGAAAAAGGTTCTCTAGATAGCCATCTTTTCAACGAAAAACAACTTCTTCTAAACTGGAAAACAAGGTACCAGATCGCACTTGGAACTGCAAAAGGATTGGTTTATCTTCACGAGAAGTGCAGAGACTGTATAATTCACTGTGACATAAAGCCAGATAACATTCTTTTAGATGCAGATTTCCAACCAAAAATTGCTGATTTTGGTCTAGCGAAGCTTGTTGGTCGAGACTTTAGTAGGGTTTTGACAACTACAAGGGGATCAATAGGGTATCTAGCGCCAGAATGGATATCCGGGGTGGCTATCACAGCTAAAGCAGATGTTTATAGCTATGGAATGATGCTTTTTGAATTAGTCCATGGAAAGCGAAATATAAGGCATTGTGAAGATTCAAGGAGTACATTCTTCCCAGGTTTGGTTGCAAATGTTCTTCTGGAGGGAGGTGATATCTTTAGCCTGTTAGACACAAGGTTAAACAGGGAAGCTTGTGTGGAAGAAGTGACAAACATTTGCAAAGTTGCGTGTTGGTGCATTCAAGATGAGGCAGAGAGTAGGCCTGCCATGAGTATGGTGGAACGGATTCTTGA